In a genomic window of Mesotoga sp. UBA6090:
- the coaD gene encoding pantetheine-phosphate adenylyltransferase, whose product MKAVYPGSFDPITYGHIDLVERCSEIFDEVVVLVMENVNKRHFFNHEERIGMVRRGVSHLRNVTITTHSGLLVDFARENDVKVVIRGLRAVSDFELELQMAHANKAMLPELETLFLMTETTNSFISSSMVREIAAFGGDISKWVPPCVREEFRKKLGR is encoded by the coding sequence TAACATATGGACACATAGATCTAGTCGAAAGGTGTAGCGAAATCTTCGACGAAGTTGTAGTGCTGGTCATGGAAAACGTTAATAAGAGACATTTCTTCAATCATGAAGAAAGAATCGGAATGGTTAGAAGGGGAGTGTCTCATTTAAGGAACGTTACGATCACAACCCATAGCGGTCTGCTCGTTGATTTTGCCAGAGAAAACGATGTTAAGGTAGTCATTCGTGGTCTTAGGGCTGTGTCTGACTTTGAGTTAGAACTTCAGATGGCCCACGCGAACAAAGCAATGCTTCCTGAACTTGAAACCCTCTTTCTCATGACTGAGACCACAAACTCCTTCATATCTTCGTCCATGGTTAGGGAGATTGCGGCGTTCGGCGGAGATATTTCGAAATGGGTTCCGCCCTGCGTACGTGAAGAGTTCAGAAAGAAACTCGGAAGATGA
- the tsf gene encoding translation elongation factor Ts: protein MANITSDMVKKLRDATQAGMMDCKRALVETDGDFDQAKDYLRKKGILKADKVSGRETAEGLVYSYIHHNGKLGVLLELNCVTDFVARMEEFKELAHKIALQLAAMGARFISREHVPQEVIDREKEIYAEQMKDSGKPANIIERIVESKLESFYKDNCLLEQGYVFENEKTINDLLVELIAKTGENIKVSRFVRWQVGESEN, encoded by the coding sequence ATGGCAAATATTACCAGCGATATGGTAAAGAAGCTCCGTGATGCCACTCAAGCAGGCATGATGGATTGCAAGAGAGCACTTGTCGAAACAGATGGTGATTTCGACCAGGCAAAGGATTACCTGAGAAAGAAGGGCATACTAAAGGCAGATAAGGTTTCGGGAAGAGAAACGGCCGAGGGACTCGTTTACTCTTATATTCATCACAATGGCAAGCTCGGTGTGCTACTTGAGCTTAACTGCGTAACAGACTTTGTGGCAAGAATGGAGGAATTCAAAGAACTTGCCCACAAGATAGCCCTTCAGCTGGCAGCGATGGGAGCACGATTCATCTCCCGCGAACACGTGCCTCAGGAGGTTATCGATAGAGAGAAGGAAATATATGCCGAACAGATGAAAGATAGCGGCAAGCCTGCAAACATAATCGAAAGAATCGTAGAAAGCAAGCTTGAAAGCTTCTATAAAGATAACTGCCTGCTAGAGCAGGGATACGTATTCGAGAATGAGAAAACGATCAACGATCTCCTTGTTGAGTTGATTGCCAAGACCGGCGAAAATATCAAGGTCAGCAGATTCGTCCGCTGGCAAGTTGGAGAGTCAGAAAACTGA
- a CDS encoding uridine monophosphate kinase — protein sequence MYRRVLLKLSGEVLSGEGARGFDSGRTAFLIEELRPAVEKGIQLAIVIGAGNIIRGRELSEMRSSRADELGILGTIMNSLYLKESLCMNGFEAIAISSIAGIPSLLEHRYDTIEDALNTGKIVVFGGGTYLPFFTTDTAAAVRAVEIGANVLIKGTKVDGVYDNDPKTNKEAKRIDRTTFSEAIESRLKIMDIEAFSICQRYGLPVRVIDFFNKGNLFDAIIGGKTGTLVLPD from the coding sequence ATGTATAGGAGAGTACTCTTGAAACTCAGCGGCGAGGTCTTGAGCGGAGAAGGTGCGAGAGGGTTTGATTCAGGCAGAACCGCCTTTCTTATTGAAGAGCTCCGACCTGCAGTTGAAAAGGGAATTCAGCTCGCGATAGTTATCGGAGCAGGAAACATAATAAGGGGACGCGAGCTTTCCGAAATGAGAAGCTCGCGAGCCGACGAACTAGGTATTCTTGGCACGATAATGAATTCACTCTACCTGAAGGAATCTCTCTGCATGAATGGGTTTGAAGCGATTGCGATTTCTTCGATTGCAGGAATTCCATCTCTTCTTGAGCACAGGTACGACACAATAGAAGACGCGCTCAACACGGGAAAGATTGTTGTATTTGGCGGGGGCACATACCTTCCGTTCTTCACAACTGACACTGCCGCAGCAGTAAGAGCGGTAGAAATCGGGGCTAACGTTCTAATTAAGGGCACAAAGGTTGACGGAGTGTATGATAATGACCCGAAAACCAATAAAGAAGCCAAAAGAATCGACAGAACAACATTTTCCGAAGCGATCGAGAGCAGGCTTAAAATCATGGATATAGAAGCCTTTTCGATCTGTCAGAGGTACGGCCTGCCAGTCAGAGTTATTGATTTCTTTAACAAGGGTAATCTATTCGATGCTATAATTGGCGGGAAAACAGGTA